In the genome of Rutidosis leptorrhynchoides isolate AG116_Rl617_1_P2 unplaced genomic scaffold, CSIRO_AGI_Rlap_v1 contig98, whole genome shotgun sequence, one region contains:
- the LOC139885517 gene encoding LOW QUALITY PROTEIN: peroxidase 72-like (The sequence of the model RefSeq protein was modified relative to this genomic sequence to represent the inferred CDS: inserted 2 bases in 2 codons; deleted 1 base in 1 codon) — MAQSMSFFXVLSLVAFAPLCFSNPTGYLYPQFYDHSCPNIEKIVYSVVAKAVARETRMAASLLRLHFHDCFVKGCDASILLDNTGKFLSEKRSNPNRNSARGFEVIDEIKSAIEKECPHIVSCADILALAARDSTVLTGGPSWVVPLGRRDSLGASLSGSNNNIPAPNNTFQTILTKFKLQGLNLVDMVALSGSHTIGNSRCTSFRQRLYNQTGNGQPDFTLDQKYASQLKTRCPKSGGDQNLFFLDYVSPAKFNNDYFKNLLAXQGLLSSDQILLTQNSGSAELVKKYAYNNEAFFEQFAKSMVKMSLISPLTGSRGEIRKNCRRINRN; from the exons ATGGCTCAGTCAATGAGCTTTT CTGTTCTTTCTCTTGTTGCATTTGCTCCTCTCTGCTTCTCCAACCCGACCGGTTATCTTTACCCTCAGTTTTACGACCATTCGTGCCCGAACATCGAGAAGATTGTCTACTCCGTCGTTGCGAAAGCCGTCGCTCGCGAAACTAGGATGGCTGCTTCTTTGCTCAGGCTCCATTTCCATGACTGCTTTGTTAAG GGGTGTGATGCATCTATATTACTAGACAACACTGGAAAATTTCTCAGTGAGAAAAGATCGAACCCTAATCGAAACTCG GCTAGAGGATTTGAAGTCATCGACGAGATCAAATCTGCTATAGAGAAAGAGTGTCCTCATATTGTCTCTTGTGCTGATATTTTGGCTCTAGCTGCCAGAGACTCCACTGTTTTG ACAGGAGGACCAAGCTGGGTAGTTCCATTGGGAAGAAGAGATTCATTGGGAGCTAGCTTGAGTGGCTCTAACAACAATATTCCTGCTCCTAACAACACTTTCCAAACCATTCTTACTAAGTTTAAGCTACAAGGCCTTAATCTTGTCGATATGGTTGCTCTCTC AGGGAGCCATACAATTGGAAATTCAAGGTGTACAAGTTTCAGACAGAGACTTTACAACCAAACCGGAAATGGCCAGCCGGATTTCACACTAGATCAGAAATATGCATCTCAGTTGAAAACACGATGCCCTAAATCCGGTGGAGATCAAAACCTATTTTTCCTTGATTACGTCAGCCCTGCAAAATTCAATAACGACTACTTCAAGAACTTGTTAG TACAAGGTCTATTGAGCTCCGACCAAATTTTATTGACTCAGAATTCTGGTTCGGCCGAGCTTGTGAAGAAATATGCTTATAACAATGAGGCGTTTTTCGAGCAATTTGCGAAATCTATGGTTAAGATGAGCTTAATCTCACCGTTGACTGGGTCTAGAGGAGAGATCAGGAAGAATTGCAGGAGGATTAACAGAAATTAA
- the LOC139885512 gene encoding uncharacterized protein: MRNLRLISSQLSRIHKTPNPEIPKFGRHFCTQTAVKPSDEVNAIVDEISGLTLLEVMDLTEVLRKKLNVSEMPVMAVMMPGMGFGPMPGGGRGGGAAVAEKAEKTMFDVKLDGFDSAAKIKVIKEVRGFTDLGLKEAKDLVEKAPTVLKKGVTKEEAEIIMKKLTDVGAKSFDGMRSRRE, translated from the coding sequence ATGAGAAATTTACGATTGATTTCATCTCAATTATCCCGAATTCACAAGACCCCAAATCCCGAAATCCCCAAATTCGGTCGCCATTTCTGCACGCAAACAGCCGTGAAACCGTCAGATGAAGTTAACGCGATCGTCGATGAAATCTCCGGCCTTACTCTGCTTGAAGTCATGGACTTGACGGAAGTCCTTCGGAAAAAGTTAAACGTCAGCGAGATGCCGGTAATGGCTGTAATGATGCCTGGGATGGGATTCGGTCCAATGCCGGGAGGCGGTAGAGGCGGCGGCGCTGCCGTTGCTGAGAAGGCTGAGAAGACCATGTTCGATGTGAAGCTAGATGGGTTTGATTCGGCGGCGAAGATTAAGGTGATTAAGGAAGTTAGAGGGTTTACTGATTTGGGGCTAAAAGAGGCTAAAGATTTAGTGGAAAAGGCTCCGACTGTTTTGAAGAAAGGAGTCACTAAGGAAGAGGCTGAGATTATTATGAAGAAGTTAACCGATGTTGGAGCTAAAAGTTTCGATGGAATGAGGAGTCGGAGAGAATAG